One Falco biarmicus isolate bFalBia1 chromosome 13, bFalBia1.pri, whole genome shotgun sequence genomic region harbors:
- the GPR87 gene encoding G-protein coupled receptor 87, whose amino-acid sequence MVTADPILQQGAPSSTWMADDRLSQDNSTSSNSTAGLLGNSTHNEFTTIVLPVLYLIIFLASILLNGLAVWIFFHIRNKTSFIFYLKNIVVADLLMTLTFPFKIIQDSQLGPWHFNSFLCRYTTVLFYTNMYTTIVFLGLISIDRYLKVVKPFGDSRMYSITFTKILSACVWVVMAFLALPNLILTNGYPTKKNIDDCIKLKSPLGVKWHTAVIYINTCMFVVVLIVLIGCYIAISRYIYKSSKQFISSSSRKRKHNQSIRVVVAVFFTCFLPYHLCRIPFTFSHLDKILDDSAHKILYYCKEMTLFLSACNVCLDPIIYFFMCRSFSRRLFRKSNMRTRSESIRSLQSVRRSEVRIYHEYTDV is encoded by the exons ATGGTCACTGCAGACcccatcctgcagcagggagcgCCCAGCTCCACCTGGATGGCAG ATGATCGTCTGAGCCAAGACAACAGTACCTCATCCAACTCCACAGCAGGCTTACTTGGGAACTCCACACACAACGAATTCACCACCATCGTCTTGCCTGTGCTTTACCTCATCATCTTCCTGGCAAGCATCTTGCTGAATGGCCTAGcagtgtggatttttttccacataagaaataaaacaagttttataTTTTACCTCAAAAACATTGTGGTTGCAGATCTTCTAATGACACTGACGTTCCCATTCAAGATAATCCAGGACTCACAGCTGGGACCATGGCACTTCAACTCCTTCCTGTGCCGATACACCACAGTTCTGTTTTACACAAACATGTACACCACAATTGTGTTCCTCGGACTCATCAGCATTGACCGCTACCTGAAAGTAGTGAAGCCTTTTGGAGACTCCAGGATGTATAGCATCACTTTCACCAAGATCTTATCTGCCTGCGTTTGGGTTGTAATGGCTTTCCTAGCTTTACCAAACCTGATTCTTACAAATGGCTACCCAACAAAGAAGAACATAGATGACTGCATAAAGCTGAAATCTCCACTGGGAGTCAAGTGGCACACAGCTGTCATTTACATCAACACCTGCATGTTTGTAGTGGTGCTGATAGTACTGATAGGATGCTACATTGCGATATCCAGGTACATTTATAAATCGAGCAAACAATTCATTAGCTCAtcaagcagaaagagaaagcataATCAAAGTATAAGGGTTGTCGTGGCtgtatttttcacttgctttctgcCATATCATTTGTGCAGAATACCCTTTACTTTCAGCCATCTAGATAAAATTTTAGATGACTCTGCACATAAAATCTTGTATTATTGTAAGGAAATGACACTGTTCCTGTCCGCATGCAATGTCTGTCTGGATCcaataatttactttttcatgTGTAGATCATTCTCACGAAGGCTGTTTAGAAAATCAAATATGAGAACCAGAAGTGAGAGTATCAGATCACTTCAGAGTGTTAGAAGATCAGAAGTGCGCATATACCATGAATACACTGATGTCTGA